From the Ciconia boyciana chromosome 6, ASM3463844v1, whole genome shotgun sequence genome, the window AAATGTGAACTATTAACTGTTAACgtaggaagagaaaaggaacagtggggtgagagagagagagagagagagaaagtgtcTGACTGGAAGCCCGGTCATTGACGTTCCTACACTTTATTTCTGTTGGTGTAGCTGTACAAGTCACATTAAAACAGCAAAAGTGATGCTGAGCCGTTTCTTTAGGTGCTACCTAACGTTTGTAAACGCAACCTCAGAAAAACTAGCTTAAAAATCAGAATGGGAGCCGTGGAAACGGAAGAGATTTCAAATCAAATACTTAAACTCCTTCTCCCGCGGGATTCCCGTGATGAGCATACGTGCCATGGAGCTGCTATTTAAAACGAAATTTTAAGTTTGTCTGCGCGGGGCGGAGGAGGAAGCCTgccagggagggcagaggccaGCGGTGCCCGTAAAGCGAGCtaagggagcaggcaggagggaagccccggggccggggggcggccggtGCCGGCACCCCGTACCCCCGCTCCAGCAGCGCCTGTGGCGGGGCGAGCCCAGATCTCTGCGGGCACCTTACCCTGAGCCTCCAAATGGTGCTTGTGGGCACGGGGCAAGCTGGGACCCCTCGCAGCCCCACACGCTGGCCACTTCCCGCGCCCCCCTCGCCGTGGGGCTCTGCGCTCCTTCCCCTCCCGTCGCTGCGGCCGCAGCTGAGCTCGGCAGGTCGGAGCGCACGATCTCCCCCGCCCCCGAGGGCCGTAACTCATGAAAAGCTACCAAGAcgtgttaggaaaaaaaaaaccccaaaccactaCTTgccacctgaaaaaaaaacgGAACCTAAACCCCCCAAAACGAAACGGTTTTGCAACCGTCGTTCTGCCAAAGGAGCGCGGAGCACTTGCGCAGACCCCGCCGGTTCGCCGCCCCCGGCGCTGGGAGGGACGGGGAGACGGTGGCTGAGCGGGTGCTGCGCCCCGACAGGCTGACAGCcatggaagaggaagaaacccTCCCCGGCTGATCAGCGACTCGCGTGTGGTTTTCAGCATGTTCGTGTTCCTTGTCAAACCTCACAGCTAAAATCGCACCAGCAAAACACCACCCGCCCCGCGGTTCCCCAACTTTATTCACCTCCCGGTGAAACACACGATTCCTGCCGTCGGGGGCGACCCGTGTCATCGGcttctgcaaacacagaaaggcagaaacGCCGGGCAGTCCCCAGGACAGCTCCCCCATCCGTGTTACGGAGCGAAACGAGCGATCTCGCTGCGCTCGGCACCCGTCCCGCGGAGCGGCGCGGTGGGGCCGCGCAGCGTGCGCGGGGCTTCGCTCGCTGCGGTGTCAccgccggggcccggcggcaCAGGCGGCACTCACCGCTGCCCCGGGCGGTGCCCGCAGCCGCCGCGAACGATGAAGGGCCACGGCGGTGCAGGGCAgcgggggcaggggaaggcacGAGCGGAGCGGCGCCGGGCCGGAGGTCCCGGGGACGGTCAGCGCCCACCCCTCCTCCGGCCGCGGTCCCGGCGCGCCCCTCCGCCCGGCCTATCGCCCGCTgccggcggctgccggggctcGGGGTAGCGCTTGGGCATTCCCTCTGCCGCGGGGGCACGCACCGGCGGCGCCTGCCGGTGCCGCCGTCCTCGGCAAACGCCCTGCGACTTACGGCGGGCAGGAAAGGCGCTCCCAGCCCGCGGCTCTCGGGGGGCGGTGGAAGGGCTTTCCGCCTCCGGCCGCTGCAGagcggcgggcccggcccgcttctcccccctccccgcgcccgcTCCGGCGGGCAGTTTTCTCCCAGCCCCGTGTCGCGTCGCGcctccccgcggccgcccccgccggcccccccgccgggcGGGTACTTGCTGCGCCGGGGCAAACAAACATCCTGCGAGGGCAGGTGCAGCGCCGCCGCGCCGTGACAAAGGGCCCTCCGCGGGTGATGCATGGGGCGCCGGGCAGCTGCCCGGTAATCCCCGCCGGCGGGGCTCAGCGTTACGCCGGGGGGAGGCGACCCCCCCTTCCCCGGTGCCTCTTCCGCGCACAGAAAGGCGCCGCACCTGCCCCTAGAGTTGTGCGGTGATGGTGGTGATGACGATGGTTCCCTCTAGGGCCGCGGAGTTACGCCGCGGACCAGTCCCGGGGGAGGCGGTGCGGGCTCCCGGCAGGGCACAGCGCGGAGAGCAGcgcgctgccgccgcggggCTGGTGGCAGGTGCCGAGGGTCCCTCGCTCCGGGGAGGAGCGGCGGGGTGCCGGCCGCAAGCGCTGCCTCCCGTGCCGGGGAAGCGAGAGGGTCCGGGGGTGCTCCCTTCGGGCAGGGGTCGGCGCGGCGCGCCGGGAGGCGGTGGCCGCGGGCACTTCCGTGCGCGGTGGCCCTGCCCCGCTGCGCACCCTgtccgcccccggcccccgcgcgTGCGGGACCCCCGCCCGCCCAAACGCAGCTGCTGTCGGGGCGCCGGGAGGGCGGCTGGGTGCAACCGGctgccgggcgggcggggcggccccggggcgggggggggaaatccCGGGGAGGGAGCGGCCCCCGCTCTGCAATGCGGtccctctgctgcagaggtCGCCACGCGTGAGCGATCccgcgggggagcggggccgggccgcggccgcgcgGCGTGAATggccccccctccgccccgcagTGCCCCCGGCGGCGCCTCGCCCCCCGCCGGATTTTTTGTGAATGGGACGCTCACGGAGCGGGGCATGACGTCACCGCCGAGCCGGGCTTTGGCGCCCAATGGCGGACCGGGCCTCGTCGGGCGGCCGAGGCGGTGATTGGCTGGCGGGCCCGCGCGGGCGCCCACGCAGGCTGCCGCGGCGGCAGGTATAAAGGGgagcgggcgggcagcgcgcgGCACCGCGGCTCGGCGGCGCCACCGGTATCTTCTTCGCGCGGCTCCGCTCCGCACCGCCGGTAAGCAGCGCGCCGGCTCCCGGGGCCGGCTCTGGCCGCGGCTCCCTGCGTGGGGCGGGTCGCGAGTCCCCTTTCTCTCCCGGGGTGCGGAGTCCGCGCGGGGCCGTCACGCCTGCATTCGCGTGCTTGCGTACGCGtgggcacacgcgtgtgcaagcAAGCGAGCCGAGGAAGGTGGGAGAAAGTTAGTCCTCggcctctctctccctttcccccgCCGACGCGACGTGGGGTGTCCCGCCAGGCGTGCGGGACggctgtccctgcagagccctccCCGGTGCCCGGCCGGGTGCTCTGCCGGTGCTGGGCACCGTCCAGGGCGCCCCGGGGGCCCGTGGGGAAGCGGGACGGCCTTTGGAAGGTGCCGCGGCGAGAATTGGGAGCTAGCAAAAATGACGCTGATGTGGTCGTTAACGATGTGCTTTCTTGAGTCCGATACTGATGCTGTGAGAAAAGAGGGGTGTCTCAAAGCAGATATCTtcaattatatatatatttttacaggtTTTGTTCTAATGACTAACTTTTAACTTACTCTTTTTCTGGTTTCAGAGTAGAAACATTTGTTGAAATTAAACTACTTAATTCTTACAGTGTAATCTGAACTGGGATATTAGTGTGCTAACTGCCAAGAAGCAGGCAGTTTCAGGTAAAGGGCTAACAGTGGCActtcattcttaaaaatattaaacactaAACGCTTTTTTTGTTGTGACTCTTATCCTATAACTGTGCCTGTTCACACTGAACACACTGAATGTGACATTGTGTGCAGTAGTCAGAGGAACGTGTCAGTTCGAGGGAAAGTCTGCATTAAGTTGAATGCAGCTAACTGTACAGAACTGCAGctctgaaaagctgcatttttgtcCCCTGTAATAGTGCTAAGTTATcttaaaattcagagaaaacCAAAGCACAATAGCAATAATCAAAAGAAACGGAGAGGtaatattaaagaagaaaaaaagctgttagtATTTGTGCTACTTGTGGCTAGGAAACGATGACCTCTTTAGTAGATCTTATAGGATTGCGAGGGTTGGAAAACAGCCATTGCTTGATGTACCTCTTTGTTGTAGAGAGGAAATCATGGTTATGCTGAAGATTTCATCTTTCCTTGCTGTTTATGCCTTGGTTGTGTGCCAGATGGATAGCTTCCAGGCAGCCCCAGTCAGGTAAGAAGCTGGTGCTGTTGCTGAGTGCTGTATCTGAGTGGTATGAAAATACTTAAGATTCTTTAGAGATCTAGGAGAGAAATAGACTACAGCGAATGAGAAAGCTGGCTTCTTTTGATGTTGTCTTTGACACTGTGCCTCTTTAAATTACACTTAGAAAACACCTATGCATGAGGATGGTTTACATATTCGCACTGGTGAAAGATGATGTCTATGACATACAGTAATGCATGACAAACCCCTCTCCTGTGCGTGGCTCTCTGCAGCAGTCCGGGTTTTATTCATCCTGTCTTGCTTGCCTCTGCTTAGACCTGGCTTAGAGTCCATAACGGATCGAGTGACGCTCAGTGATTACGAAGCTCGGAGGTTATTAAATGCGCTGGTGAAAGAGTTCATACAGATGACAGCAGAAGAGCTGGAGCAAGCCTCTGAGGGGAACAGGTAAGGACTGCAGTCCTGGGGCAGGACAAGGGCAACGGGGGAGTGTTGTGTGTTTTGCTTCAGCAAAAGCCATCTAAGCAGACCCTCTGCAggtcaagacttttttttcttttcttggtgtTATGGCTAACTGTGATCACCTAACTGGTAAAGGATGGTACTGCAGAGACATCCTAATGTTGGTATCGGGAGAATGGCTTCCACCTAGTTAACCTGCTTCTATCTGTCTTTTACAACTGAAAGTGGAGGGCGATTTGAGCTTGAATGAGGGGGTTGTGTTAAAATATGGCAGCAAAAGGTATGTCTTCCTAGTGG encodes:
- the CALCB gene encoding calcitonin gene-related peptide 2 isoform X5; protein product: MVMLKISSFLAVYALVVCQMDSFQAAPVRPGLESITDRVTLSDYEARRLLNALVKEFIQMTAEELEQASEGNSSVTAQKRACNTATCVTHRLADFLSRSGGVGKNNFVPTNVGSKAFGRRRRSVQI
- the CALCB gene encoding calcitonin gene-related peptide 2 isoform X6, whose translation is MVMLKISSFLAVYALVVCQMDSFQAAPVRPGLESITDRVTLSDYEARRLLNALVKEFIQMTAEELEQASEGNSVTAQKRACNTATCVTHRLADFLSRSGGVGKNNFVPTNVGSKAFGRRRRSVQI
- the CALCB gene encoding calcitonin gene-related peptide 2 isoform X2, giving the protein MVMLKISSFLAVYALVVCQMDSFQAAPVRPGLESITDRVTLSDYEARRLLNALVKEFIQMTAEELEQASEGNSLDRPISKRCASLSTCVLGKLSQELHKLQTYPRTDVGAGTPGKKRNVLSDLEHERYANYGEPLGNN